The sequence CCTTGATCAAGGAGCGGCCCGAGCAGTTTATGGATCCGGCGACGATCGATATGTACTACATACTCGTGACGTCGGAAGCAGGCAAACAGAACGTCGATGCCGCTCTCGCCAGCGCACGAAAGTTCAAGGACGTTGCGGCGAAACTCAGCGAAGCCCCGAACGCGGCCAGGACCCAGGGCAGATTCCCCGAGCGGCGACTGGATCAGCTTAGTCCCGCCGTCCGTGAACTAGTAGAGGCCACTCCCGTCAACGGCATAACCGAATGGTTGCAAATCGACCAGAATTGGGTGATGTTCCTGATCGAAGGCCGGACCGCCGCTGCGCCGATCGACATGACTGACGACCGCAAGGAGTATGCGCGAAGGCAGATCGCGCTCGGACGCGGAAGGTTGGCGAACGATCTCACCGCTGAAGTCGGAAAGCGGCTCAAGGACGCAGAAGTCGAGATTTCGGCAGACGAGGAGTCGATCAAGTCCTCGTTTGCTAGATTCCAGGAACAGTTGCAGGCTGGAGACACGGCCGGAATTAACGTCGGCACTTCGCCCACCGAGGACTCGGTAGACAGCTCTGAGTCAAGCGACTCAGACGATGGCGACGAGTCCAGCGACGGCGGCTAGCCAGCAGCGTCTGCTGCGTCGCTCTTGCCGTTAGCTTGGATGAGCCCTGACAGCTCCTGGACGAGCCGCTCACATTCAGAGCGCGAAAACTCCTTTGTATTGATGAACTCTTCGAGGTCGTCTGCAAGACTGGCAAAGTCGGGCGACTGCCACGCGCCGAGCGGCTTTTTCTTCGAGTCTAGCTTGACCAAGGATAGGCGGTAGCCAACTCGCTTGGACAGTCCGTCGTCCCAGCGCAGGCCGATCTCCACCAAGTCGGGAATCGACGTATATACGCCTACAACCTCTGATCGCCCCTGTCCGTCAATCTGCTCCGTAACCCAATACAACTTTCGAAACTTCATTGTTCCTCTCGTGCACCCATGCAACCCACAGGTCGAAACCAGGCGGAATGGTACCACGGTCTAGCCGCGCCGTTAGGACCATGCGGGCCAGCTCCTCGCCTGGCCGCTACAACCCCTGGATCGCCCCGTCGACTATCCTGACGACGCGATCAGCTCTGTCGAGCATCGCAGGATCGTGCGTGACGGCGATCAGCGTGCCCTCCCCCCGGTGATCGACCAGGAGGTCCATCACCTGGCTGCCAGTCTCGCTGTCGAGGAATGCGGTCGGCTCATCGGCGAAGATCACCCTCGGCGACCCGAGAAGCGCCCTGGCGACGCACACTCGCTGCCGCTCGCCACCGCTCAGCTCATGCGGAAGGCGCTTCATCTTGTCCTCGAGCCCAAGCTGGGCCAAGAGCCGCACACCCTCGTCTACGTCGAACTCGTCGGGACTGGCGAGCAGCACGTTCTCCAGCGAAGTCATGTAACCGATCAGATACGGCTGCTGGAACACAAAGCCGAAGGTCTTCAAACGCAACGCATCCCGCTCGCGCGTCGATAGCTCCGACATCGACTTCCCTTCGTACAAGACTGACCCGGAGGTCGGTACCTTTAAGCCGCTCATGAGGTAAAGCATGGACGACTTGCCCGATCCCGATGGCCCAAGGATTCCCAAGAACTCCCCTGGCACGACGTCGAAGGATAGCTCGCGGCACGCGTAAACCTCCCGCTCCTGATCGACGTACACGAGCGACGCGTTGGACAGCTGAATCACGCGAGCCTCCGCTCGACCACGGCGACCGGGTCAAACCGTCGAAACCGCACGTACAGATCGATCACGGCGACGACGAAGATCATCAGCGGGACCGGTAGCGTGTTCAGGTACGGCCCGACGACGAAAACCTCGATCGCGTACGCCTTGGGGTCGAATATCTGCACCTTCAACCCGTACAGCAGGCCCATCGCCATCGCCAACCCGACCAGCCAGCTACCGCTCAACACGATCGTCGTCTCCGCCAGGACGCGACGCAACAGCCTTGCTTTGGAAAACCCGATCGCCTGCAGCAGTCCGAACTCCTGTACGCGCTGTGCTTGATACATGTTTATCAGCATGCCCATCATCGTCGTGATCACGACTACGAGGCTCACGACGACGATGTTCAGGATCAGGTAAAGGGTGCTGAACGACTCTTGCGTCTCTCGCTCTAGCTCCAAGAACGAGTAGATCCGTGCGGAACTGCCTTTGAACTCGTCCAGCGCCCACTGATCCAGCTCGCTCTGGCGGTGAGGATCCTTCGCAAAGACGAGCAGCGCATCGACTGGCGGAAAGTGGTGGTCTCGCAGGTACTCCACGGACGTCACCATTATCCAGTCCTCGGTGTCGATGATCCCAACGACTTCGACTTCGTTCGGCGAGTACGAATCCGGTTGAGCCGGCCCCATCAGCGCGTCCCCTAGCTCCAGGCCCAGGTTCTTTGCCACGGGGCGGCTGATGGTCGCCTCAGCTTCGCCAGCCATCGGGTAGCGACCTGACAGCGTCGCGCCCCCAAGCCTCTGCCCGTAGAACTCCAAGTCGTCCTGCTCTAAGCCGAGGACCACGAACGGCCATCCCCCGACGATGCTGTTGATCGACGAGGAGGCGAGGCGGCACGTCATGATCCGATCTATCTCCACCGGCGACCCTGCCGTAATCCGATCGCGAATTGCGCCGACCTGGGACTGATCGCCGCGCGGTGTAACGCCCAGATAATGCTTCGAGTAGCTGTAAACAGTCGAAACGGAGAGCGGAATTGAGTTCATGACGGCCACCATGCCGGCAATCAGCATGACGGCGAGCGTGATTACGCCCAAGAGCGGGAGTGTCTTGCCCGGATTGCGGAGCAGATACGTCAACGGCGACATGGGCCGCGAGAACGGCCGTCGCAGCTGTCCGGGGGGAGGAGTTCGCTTAATTCCTCCGGTACCTCAAAAACGTCTCGTCTCCAACCGTTTTGCTCGTCACCAGCCGGAACCGCAGCATGTCGCCAGCCGACAGCGGAGTTCCGTCTGCAATCGTTGGCACTCGCCTGCCGAGCTTCACTTTCGGAGCCACGGTCAAGAATAGCTCATCGACACAGTCACATGAGAACAGCTGGGCGTTCAGCTCGCTTCCGCCCTCGACGAGCAGCGTCACGATGCCAAGCTCGACTCTCAAGAACTTCAGCAGGTCAGCGATGTCGACTTGATCACCTGGAAACTGCTCCGTCCTGGCGCTCTGACCTAGGCGAGCCGCTCCTGAAGCGGTCGTTGCGACGATCGCGCGATCTGGCGCGTCGGTGAAGAACCTGCCGTCCACGGGAATTTGTCCGCTGCCCGTTACGACGATACGCCACAGATGCTCGGCGTACCACAGTCCCGGCGTCGCTCTCAGCGAGCCGGCGCCGATGAGGACTGCATCGACAGCGCCCTCAATTTGCCGCATGGTCGCGTGATCGGTTTCGGAGCCGAGGTCCGCGACCGGCTCGTCGCGCTCTCCGGTGACGGACTTGCCGTCCAGCGTGGAGACCATGTTCATGACGACGTAAGGTCGCCCTTCAGGCGGCGCGCCCCACTGTAGACACGCGTAAACCCCGACCTGCGAATCCAGCGACAGCTCCCGCCGAATCGCCTGCTCGATGCAGGCATAAGGCTGTTCGGCGAGTCGCTCGTCGCCGACGAAGAACGTCGGAACGTAGTACA is a genomic window of Armatimonadota bacterium containing:
- a CDS encoding SurA N-terminal domain-containing protein — its product is MKRSFFLTLAVLALASIIVALVFVGCGGGSPKIATVQGAAISQEAFLQHMKTKAMVRVVLSNGQVVELPIADTMAFQTIQDLITQQILLQLAEDAGLLPDEDEVEAEIEFRKRLNPNFVDSLRSRGYTQSQIRREVSVDLARERLLTRGIVVTIDEIETLIKERPEQFMDPATIDMYYILVTSEAGKQNVDAALASARKFKDVAAKLSEAPNAARTQGRFPERRLDQLSPAVRELVEATPVNGITEWLQIDQNWVMFLIEGRTAAAPIDMTDDRKEYARRQIALGRGRLANDLTAEVGKRLKDAEVEISADEESIKSSFARFQEQLQAGDTAGINVGTSPTEDSVDSSESSDSDDGDESSDGG
- a CDS encoding dihydrofolate reductase family protein, whose amino-acid sequence is MSLVVPVAHDFTCPWCWIGQQQARRLVCDFGVAIEWRAYDLWPPSLTPPPMRHIERDPRRPSIPTRLELAYTVDGLPPPSIERPKPTSTHNAHEAVEFAKLHGVQDDLVERIYEAHWELGLSIESPDVLAKLAADLVPDVQAMKRSIERREFAERIIEFDQPAYESGVYYVPTFFVGDERLAEQPYACIEQAIRRELSLDSQVGVYACLQWGAPPEGRPYVVMNMVSTLDGKSVTGERDEPVADLGSETDHATMRQIEGAVDAVLIGAGSLRATPGLWYAEHLWRIVVTGSGQIPVDGRFFTDAPDRAIVATTASGAARLGQSARTEQFPGDQVDIADLLKFLRVELGIVTLLVEGGSELNAQLFSCDCVDELFLTVAPKVKLGRRVPTIADGTPLSAGDMLRFRLVTSKTVGDETFLRYRRN
- a CDS encoding ABC transporter permease; translated protein: MSPLTYLLRNPGKTLPLLGVITLAVMLIAGMVAVMNSIPLSVSTVYSYSKHYLGVTPRGDQSQVGAIRDRITAGSPVEIDRIMTCRLASSSINSIVGGWPFVVLGLEQDDLEFYGQRLGGATLSGRYPMAGEAEATISRPVAKNLGLELGDALMGPAQPDSYSPNEVEVVGIIDTEDWIMVTSVEYLRDHHFPPVDALLVFAKDPHRQSELDQWALDEFKGSSARIYSFLELERETQESFSTLYLILNIVVVSLVVVITTMMGMLINMYQAQRVQEFGLLQAIGFSKARLLRRVLAETTIVLSGSWLVGLAMAMGLLYGLKVQIFDPKAYAIEVFVVGPYLNTLPVPLMIFVVAVIDLYVRFRRFDPVAVVERRLA
- a CDS encoding ABC transporter ATP-binding protein, translated to MIQLSNASLVYVDQEREVYACRELSFDVVPGEFLGILGPSGSGKSSMLYLMSGLKVPTSGSVLYEGKSMSELSTRERDALRLKTFGFVFQQPYLIGYMTSLENVLLASPDEFDVDEGVRLLAQLGLEDKMKRLPHELSGGERQRVCVARALLGSPRVIFADEPTAFLDSETGSQVMDLLVDHRGEGTLIAVTHDPAMLDRADRVVRIVDGAIQGL